The following are encoded together in the Vibrio splendidus genome:
- a CDS encoding glycosyltransferase family 2 protein: MEPVSIVVITLNEEKRISRLMEELSVQTHQEFEVIVVDSNSEDNTRDVAQAYENALPKLTVHHMENRGVSLGRNTGASLAQYNRILFLDADVSLPRNFLAKALYELEEKKLEVAGVYMSSKGLPLVHKFGYGLFNAGLFTTQFFFPTAIGACIFSTKRAHDEIGGFDEEIVLCEDCDYVKRASKTWRFRFLNMTFGFDPRRLDQDGVVKTGSTYLKANVRRFFKGEMRNNEMNYKFGHYKEQ, translated from the coding sequence ATGGAACCGGTAAGCATTGTCGTAATTACGCTAAACGAAGAGAAACGCATTAGCCGCTTAATGGAAGAGTTGAGTGTGCAAACCCACCAAGAGTTTGAAGTGATTGTTGTCGACTCGAACAGTGAAGACAACACAAGGGACGTTGCGCAAGCCTATGAAAACGCGTTGCCAAAATTAACTGTTCATCATATGGAAAATCGTGGTGTGAGCCTTGGACGAAACACAGGTGCTTCATTGGCGCAATACAACAGAATCCTTTTCTTAGATGCTGACGTGAGCTTGCCCCGAAACTTTCTTGCGAAAGCGCTTTATGAACTAGAGGAGAAGAAGCTTGAAGTGGCGGGTGTGTACATGAGCTCGAAAGGTCTGCCGCTTGTACACAAGTTTGGTTACGGCTTATTTAACGCAGGCTTGTTCACTACCCAGTTCTTTTTCCCGACGGCGATTGGCGCATGTATTTTCTCGACTAAACGCGCGCATGATGAGATCGGCGGTTTCGATGAAGAGATCGTCCTGTGTGAAGACTGTGACTACGTAAAACGTGCGAGCAAAACATGGCGATTTAGATTCCTGAATATGACCTTTGGTTTTGACCCACGTCGTTTAGACCAAGATGGCGTTGTGAAGACAGGCTCAACTTATCTTAAAGCCAATGTAAGACGCTTCTTCAAAGGCGAAATGCGTAACAACGAGATGAACTACAAGTTTGGTCACTACAAAGAACAGTAA
- a CDS encoding LssY C-terminal domain-containing protein gives MFDGLGLFLGALGDALIGPNLFVPGEPFFIAAGFQLYSGAWMALVLVMLGGLLGDQLSYFIGYKYGAKAQRRLIKFRPKTKRLIARCRYLVARKGTYIILFARLLGPIAWVVPFIAGSHRVPWRNFSVLAFIGLALGGGQFIAWGMLLAHGVENFPWLNSLKIFISEHNSLIVGVFAVSVFTIIGYRMKWRRLVLKSSVLLLAWVLFANYAHFFWKADDFQNQPETAQIDKVDWNSVTYKAFPGKSSFYSAQAINVIYVGATPRDLMKQLGWIENQTFSRNEIEWAGYLALLRDKTPPVSDLYWRDKPQDMAFQLPGNLMKRSHIRWWRAGVDIKTNQPQWLGAISYDDGLKVTPYSGIVTVLHNIDPNVDEERDRLANQIRTSLPDIDIDKYPLATVEVIDDDHDYYTDGRILMIGVATYRDDSQALDVAVNDVQSDI, from the coding sequence ATGTTTGATGGACTAGGGCTGTTTCTGGGGGCATTGGGTGATGCTCTCATTGGCCCAAACCTATTTGTACCGGGAGAGCCCTTCTTTATCGCAGCGGGCTTTCAACTGTATTCAGGTGCATGGATGGCGTTGGTTTTGGTGATGCTAGGTGGTTTGCTTGGTGACCAACTCAGTTATTTCATTGGTTATAAATACGGTGCTAAGGCACAACGAAGGCTCATTAAGTTTCGACCTAAAACCAAAAGATTAATTGCGCGCTGCCGCTATCTGGTTGCTCGCAAAGGCACATACATCATTCTTTTTGCTCGTTTATTAGGGCCTATCGCTTGGGTTGTGCCATTTATAGCTGGCTCGCATCGTGTACCGTGGCGTAATTTTAGTGTGTTGGCGTTTATCGGCTTGGCTCTTGGTGGTGGACAGTTCATTGCTTGGGGCATGTTACTGGCGCATGGCGTTGAAAACTTCCCGTGGCTTAATAGCCTTAAGATATTTATCTCTGAGCATAATAGCTTGATCGTCGGGGTATTCGCGGTATCGGTTTTCACCATTATTGGTTATCGAATGAAGTGGCGACGCTTGGTGCTTAAATCCAGTGTGCTGTTGTTGGCGTGGGTATTGTTTGCGAACTACGCTCACTTTTTCTGGAAGGCCGATGATTTTCAGAATCAACCAGAGACGGCTCAAATTGACAAAGTCGACTGGAATTCGGTTACCTATAAAGCGTTCCCAGGCAAATCTTCGTTCTACTCGGCACAAGCGATCAACGTAATTTATGTTGGAGCAACCCCCAGAGATTTAATGAAGCAATTAGGCTGGATAGAGAATCAAACGTTCTCTCGAAATGAGATTGAATGGGCTGGCTATCTCGCATTGCTTAGAGACAAAACGCCGCCAGTGTCCGATTTATATTGGAGAGACAAGCCACAAGATATGGCGTTTCAATTGCCGGGTAACTTGATGAAGCGTAGCCATATTCGCTGGTGGCGCGCAGGTGTTGATATTAAAACTAACCAGCCTCAGTGGTTAGGCGCAATTAGTTATGATGATGGCCTTAAAGTCACCCCTTACTCAGGCATTGTGACCGTCCTTCATAACATTGACCCTAATGTTGATGAAGAGCGAGATCGGCTCGCTAATCAGATACGAACGTCATTACCAGATATTGATATAGATAAGTACCCATTGGCTACGGTGGAAGTGATCGATGACGATCATGACTATTATACTGATGGCCGGATTTTGATGATCGGAGTAGCAACCTACCGCGATGATTCACAAGCTTTGGATGTTGCTGTGAACGATGTACAGAGTGATATATAG
- a CDS encoding VOC family protein, with protein sequence MQMNPIGWFEIYVDDMSRAKNFYESVFKVTLDKLDNETGIEVEMWVFPCDMDNYGATGALCKMSGVKAGGNSTMVYFSCEDCATEASLAAANGGALQVPKMDIGEHGFISVVSDTEGNMIGLHSMS encoded by the coding sequence ATGCAAATGAATCCGATTGGTTGGTTTGAAATATATGTTGATGACATGTCGAGAGCAAAAAATTTTTATGAATCAGTATTTAAAGTGACGCTGGATAAGTTGGACAATGAAACTGGAATCGAAGTTGAGATGTGGGTATTTCCTTGCGATATGGACAACTATGGCGCCACAGGAGCTTTATGTAAGATGTCCGGTGTAAAAGCGGGAGGCAACAGCACCATGGTTTACTTCTCTTGTGAGGACTGTGCCACAGAAGCAAGTTTGGCTGCGGCCAATGGTGGCGCGCTACAAGTACCCAAAATGGACATTGGTGAGCATGGTTTTATCAGTGTAGTGAGTGACACGGAAGGCAATATGATTGGGCTTCACTCGATGAGCTAA
- a CDS encoding ATP-binding protein, whose amino-acid sequence MNLKKRTLKNVSLKSRLLLAAAFWLGAMILAAGVGIPKLVNDYLVDDVKQQLSLTMDELTANIETNDSGNLIMAERLSDPRFNQPYSGIYWRAATQDQIIRSRSLWDKDLTIKRSPIHTSIKGPEKEKLIYIEQDIYLPELNDPVTITIGIDEDPLESTLTELTGQVWLILMLLFVGVLMLIGIQVSWSLLPLNKMQRELVMLRNGEQQGLSDNYPKEVSPLVSDLNALLFHYQELLERARNHAGNLSHALKTPLSVLKNEIERLPDDDKTLLQQPIHQIQNQIDYHLGRARMAGAMNILSVKSSPCERVEAISMAFDKVYAANEVTMINELDSEIEVAVEKTDLDEMVGNLLENSYKWASSIIRVHSNELDDGNIELVIEDDGQGIPEEKLEQVTKRGVRLDETTPGTGLGLNIVNEMAHSYRGSLTLSKSSMGGLKASLVLKLSKG is encoded by the coding sequence ATGAATCTAAAAAAACGAACACTTAAAAACGTCAGTCTAAAAAGCCGCTTGCTCCTCGCCGCGGCTTTTTGGCTAGGTGCGATGATATTAGCGGCAGGCGTCGGAATACCTAAGTTGGTTAACGATTACTTGGTCGATGACGTCAAGCAACAGCTCAGCCTAACCATGGACGAGTTAACCGCCAACATAGAAACCAACGACAGTGGTAACCTCATCATGGCAGAGCGTCTGTCTGACCCTAGGTTTAACCAACCCTACAGTGGTATTTATTGGCGTGCCGCTACCCAAGACCAGATTATTCGATCTCGCTCGCTATGGGACAAAGACCTCACCATCAAGCGTTCGCCGATTCATACTTCAATCAAAGGGCCTGAGAAAGAAAAGCTGATTTACATCGAGCAGGATATCTATCTGCCTGAATTGAACGATCCTGTCACGATCACCATTGGTATTGATGAAGACCCATTAGAATCCACACTTACTGAGCTTACAGGTCAAGTCTGGTTGATTCTGATGCTGTTGTTTGTGGGCGTGCTGATGTTGATTGGTATTCAAGTCAGCTGGTCGCTATTGCCACTCAATAAGATGCAACGTGAACTGGTGATGTTAAGAAACGGCGAGCAACAAGGGTTAAGCGATAACTACCCGAAAGAGGTTTCTCCATTGGTTTCTGACCTCAATGCCCTACTCTTCCACTATCAAGAGTTATTGGAGCGAGCGCGTAACCACGCAGGAAACTTATCTCACGCTTTGAAAACACCGCTGTCGGTTTTGAAAAATGAGATAGAGCGACTTCCAGATGATGATAAGACCTTGTTACAACAACCCATTCATCAGATTCAGAACCAAATAGATTATCATCTTGGCCGTGCACGCATGGCAGGTGCAATGAACATTCTTTCGGTGAAGTCATCACCTTGTGAGCGTGTTGAAGCTATCTCAATGGCGTTTGATAAAGTCTACGCTGCTAACGAAGTCACCATGATTAACGAGCTAGACTCTGAGATTGAAGTAGCAGTAGAAAAAACCGACCTTGATGAAATGGTCGGCAACCTACTCGAGAACAGTTACAAATGGGCGAGCAGCATTATCCGAGTCCATTCGAATGAACTCGACGATGGCAACATTGAATTGGTGATTGAAGATGATGGCCAAGGCATTCCTGAAGAGAAACTTGAGCAAGTCACCAAACGTGGTGTTCGACTTGATGAAACCACACCGGGAACAGGGTTGGGGCTTAACATCGTGAATGAAATGGCGCACAGCTACCGAGGCAGCCTAACGCTCAGCAAGAGCTCAATGGGCGGATTGAAAGCCTCTCTGGTGCTTAAACTAAGCAAAGGTTAA
- a CDS encoding response regulator transcription factor: protein MKILVVEDEPRLGQQILETLEGADWVPELSQDGIDALYRATSEEWDAIVLDLGLPKLDGLTVLKGIRDENINTPVIILSARDTLTQRVEGLNAGADDYLTKPFEMVELIARIRAQLRRASGSAAPILQIGDLSLDTRSSKVLWQGQAVSLTALEYKVVAYFMHNQNKVISRTELVEHIYKQDFDRDSNTVEVFIGRIRKKIAPKIIKTVRGLGYQLNAE from the coding sequence ATGAAAATTTTAGTCGTTGAAGACGAACCTCGCTTGGGCCAACAAATTCTAGAAACCCTTGAGGGAGCCGACTGGGTTCCAGAACTTTCTCAAGATGGTATTGATGCACTCTACCGTGCAACATCGGAAGAGTGGGATGCCATCGTTCTCGATTTAGGCCTACCTAAACTGGATGGCCTAACCGTATTAAAAGGCATTCGAGACGAAAACATTAACACGCCAGTGATTATCTTAAGTGCGCGTGACACGCTGACCCAACGTGTAGAAGGCTTGAATGCAGGCGCTGATGACTACCTAACTAAACCATTCGAAATGGTCGAGCTGATAGCCCGTATTCGAGCTCAACTACGCCGAGCGTCAGGCAGTGCTGCTCCTATACTTCAAATTGGTGATTTAAGCCTAGACACACGCAGCTCTAAAGTGTTGTGGCAAGGTCAAGCGGTTAGCCTCACGGCGCTAGAATATAAAGTTGTCGCATACTTCATGCATAACCAAAACAAGGTTATCTCGCGCACAGAGTTAGTTGAGCACATCTACAAGCAAGACTTCGACCGCGACTCGAACACGGTTGAAGTGTTCATCGGTCGTATTCGTAAGAAAATCGCACCAAAGATCATCAAAACCGTTCGTGGCCTTGGCTACCAACTGAATGCTGAATAA
- a CDS encoding PepSY domain-containing protein → MFSKVMISMFSLSLGLCVAASAWADSDHNGHDLVQDVHKAGTRIEFEEDQDEVYEAVREGYIRPFSEMYAAVENDLHGRIIKVELEEDDDIWVYELKINYQNNIIKVEYNAETLEMLMIKGRNFKDAIKHGE, encoded by the coding sequence ATGTTTAGTAAAGTTATGATTTCTATGTTTTCTTTAAGCTTAGGCTTATGTGTCGCCGCTAGTGCGTGGGCTGACTCAGATCATAACGGTCATGATCTTGTACAAGATGTCCATAAAGCGGGAACCCGTATCGAATTTGAAGAAGATCAAGACGAAGTCTACGAAGCCGTACGCGAAGGCTATATTCGCCCTTTCTCAGAAATGTATGCGGCCGTTGAGAACGATCTTCATGGCAGAATCATTAAAGTAGAGCTAGAAGAAGATGACGACATTTGGGTGTATGAACTAAAAATCAATTACCAAAACAACATCATCAAAGTCGAATACAACGCTGAGACGTTAGAAATGCTCATGATTAAAGGACGAAACTTTAAAGACGCAATTAAGCACGGTGAATAA